A genomic window from Camelina sativa cultivar DH55 chromosome 2, Cs, whole genome shotgun sequence includes:
- the LOC104730241 gene encoding protein LURP-one-related 17-like: protein MFPFLKHRSRSVHGEDAPSSPESKATVSAAVTGGACTILTVWRKSLLVSCEGFTVIDSNGDLIYRVDNYARTRPGELILMDKDGNSLLLMQRTKKIALVNSWGIYEANDTNGETKIPKCPIWYMRKNLKMNILSNKSDILAYVFSGSFDKKNYYIVKGSYKCKSCKIVHVPLKKTVVEIKRKEVRTKGIQFGSDVFDLVVSPGFDTGLAMALVLLLDQMFS from the exons ATGTTCCCTTTCTTGAAGCATCGGTCGAGGTCTGTCCACGGTGAAGATGCACCGTCGTCTCCAGAGTCCAAAGCCACCGTATCCGCAGCAGTGACTGGAGGCGCGTGTACTATACTCACGGTGTGGAGAAAATCGCTTTTGGTGAGTTGTGAAGGATTCACGGTGATAGATTCAAATGGAGATTTAATTTACCGGGTCGATAATTATGCCCGAACCCGGCCCGGAGAACTCATCCTCATGGATAAAGATGGAAACTCCCTCCTCCTCATGCAACGTACCAAG aaaattgcGCTTGTAAATAGTTGGGGAATATATGAAGCAAATGATACAAATGGAGAAACAAAAATACCGAAGTGTCCGATCTGGTACATGAGGAAGAACTTAAAGATGAATATTCTGAGCAATAAATCCGACATATTAGCATATGTATTTTCAGGATCGTTCGATAAGAAGAATTATTACATCGTCAAAGGATCGTACAAATGTAAATCATGTAAAATTGTGCACGTCCCATTGAAAAAGACAGTGGTGGAGATCAAAAGGAAAGAGGTCAGAACCAAAGGAATTCAGTTCGGTTCAGATGTTTTTGATCTTGTTGTTAGTCCTGGTTTTGACACTGGTTTGGCAATggctttggttttgttattagACCAAATGTTCTCTTGA